A genomic region of Fodinisporobacter ferrooxydans contains the following coding sequences:
- the sdaAB gene encoding L-serine ammonia-lyase, iron-sulfur-dependent subunit beta: MSFRQVFDIIGPIMIGPSSSHTAGAARIGRVARQLFGDQPEHACITLYGSFARTYRGHGTDVALTGGLLGFDTFDDRIKQSLQLAKESGVEVQFRTSEEIVSHPNTARIQLRGNGRTLDVTGISIGGGAIEILDIDGFKVSMAAVGPTLAILHMDKKGVIAQVTASLAAHNYNIAHMEVCRFAPGAQALMIMEADLPISATACEVLERIPEVLRVAYVCL; the protein is encoded by the coding sequence ATGTCATTTCGTCAAGTTTTTGATATTATCGGGCCCATTATGATCGGGCCATCCAGTTCCCATACGGCGGGGGCCGCTCGGATTGGCCGCGTGGCGCGCCAATTGTTCGGTGATCAACCGGAGCATGCTTGTATTACGTTATACGGATCCTTCGCCCGCACTTATCGCGGACACGGTACGGACGTTGCCCTCACAGGCGGACTGCTCGGCTTTGACACATTTGACGACCGCATCAAACAATCGCTGCAACTTGCGAAAGAATCCGGTGTGGAAGTGCAGTTCCGGACTTCCGAGGAAATCGTTTCACATCCCAATACTGCCCGTATTCAGTTGCGGGGAAACGGGAGAACGCTTGACGTGACAGGCATTTCCATTGGTGGCGGTGCGATTGAAATTCTGGATATTGATGGATTTAAAGTAAGTATGGCGGCAGTGGGACCAACACTGGCAATTTTGCACATGGATAAAAAAGGCGTGATTGCACAGGTGACAGCATCACTTGCGGCACACAACTACAATATTGCACATATGGAAGTTTGCAGATTTGCTCCTGGCGCACAAGCGTTGATGATTATGGAGGCAGATCTCCCGATCAGTGCGACTGCCTGTGAGGTGTTGGAAAGGATTCCGGAAGTTTTACGAGTAGCTTATGTATGTTTATAG
- the sdaAA gene encoding L-serine ammonia-lyase, iron-sulfur-dependent, subunit alpha gives MRFSTLRELSDLAATENKPISQIMIEEQMRETGESRATILSKMGLQFEVMEEAVEQGVTATVRSHSGLTGGDAKKVYDYQKDGKSVLGSQAALAMSMALAVSEVNAAMGRVVATPTAGSCGILPGVLVSIGRVHNIPKETLIQSMFTAGAIGYVIANNASISGAGGGCQAETGSATAMAAGSVVELFGGTPEQVIISAGLALKNVLGLVCDPVAGLVEVPCIIRNGFAAVAALTAADMALAGMKSVIPPDEVVSAMYHVGRIMPVELRETALGGLADTPTAKAIEKKLYGNEFR, from the coding sequence ATGCGATTTTCAACATTACGGGAATTGTCCGATTTGGCTGCAACGGAAAATAAGCCAATTTCCCAAATCATGATAGAGGAACAAATGCGTGAGACAGGTGAGTCGCGCGCGACGATCCTCTCAAAAATGGGACTGCAGTTTGAAGTGATGGAAGAAGCGGTTGAGCAAGGTGTGACGGCAACGGTTCGTTCCCACAGCGGTCTCACAGGCGGGGACGCCAAAAAAGTATACGACTATCAAAAGGACGGCAAATCCGTCTTGGGCAGTCAAGCTGCTTTGGCGATGTCGATGGCGTTGGCTGTCTCTGAGGTGAATGCGGCGATGGGTCGGGTAGTGGCAACGCCGACGGCCGGTTCCTGTGGAATTTTACCCGGTGTTTTGGTCAGCATTGGCCGTGTTCATAACATCCCGAAAGAGACATTGATCCAGTCCATGTTTACGGCAGGCGCAATCGGGTATGTGATTGCAAATAACGCATCGATTTCCGGTGCCGGCGGAGGCTGCCAGGCAGAGACCGGATCCGCCACGGCGATGGCTGCCGGAAGTGTGGTGGAGCTTTTTGGCGGCACACCGGAACAAGTGATCATCAGTGCAGGACTGGCGTTGAAAAATGTACTGGGTCTCGTCTGCGATCCGGTCGCCGGATTAGTAGAAGTTCCTTGCATCATACGCAATGGCTTTGCTGCCGTAGCCGCATTGACAGCCGCCGACATGGCGCTTGCCGGCATGAAAAGCGTGATTCCGCCGGATGAAGTGGTGTCAGCTATGTATCATGTGGGTCGTATCATGCCGGTCGAATTGCGGGAAACGGCTCTTGGAGGGCTGGCAGATACTCCTACGGCCAAAGCGATTGAAAAGAAATTGTACGGAAACGAATTCAGGTGA
- the recG gene encoding ATP-dependent DNA helicase RecG, translated as MRVSELPVTHLAGVGPVRQRDLASLEIFTIEDLLLYYPFRYEDRQLAEPALYTDGARITVRGVVNGMPSLRYRGRKATLVVPVLSDQNVSISAVWFNQPYLKEQMAPGRNITITGKYDARRRSVTVAQHDWHKPSDSIHSGRVVPMYRIRGELTQKILRTLISQALKQYTAQLEDILPFSIRKKYQLMERVDAVRSMHFPKDGQELKQAKRRLIFEEFFLFQCQLQAFRYMHRYENKGIAHPCKGDDVRKFLEHLPFSLTSAQERACKEIIYDMRAKEAMTRLLQGDVGSGKTVIAFLAMHLMKCDGYQSALMVPTEILAEQHVQSAKSLFREFDCNIALLTGSMKESERRKVLAGLMAGDIDIVIGTHALLEERVSFARLGLVITDEQHRFGVGQRAIFRQKGHSPDVLFMSATPIPRTMAMTLFGDLDVSVIDQMPAGRVPIRTHWITQEREDDCIRLMRKELAKGRQAYIVCPLIDESTQLEDVESATLVYERMCEELAGFQVGLMHGKLSGQEKEQVMRSYLANQLQVLVSTTVIEVGVNVPNATVMVIYNAERFGLAQLHQLRGRVGRSNLQSYCILLANPQTQTGRERMRAMVETTNGFVLAEKDLQLRGPGEFFGFRQSGLPEFRLGDLVSDIRIMEVAQKEVAALLRDPGFWLHPEYQGLLQFLKQTNVLMAPLQD; from the coding sequence ATGCGGGTATCCGAGCTTCCCGTTACCCATCTGGCGGGCGTTGGGCCAGTAAGGCAGCGGGATTTGGCGAGTTTGGAAATTTTCACAATTGAAGATTTGCTGTTGTATTATCCGTTTCGTTATGAAGATCGTCAGTTGGCCGAACCTGCTTTATACACCGATGGCGCGCGCATCACCGTGCGCGGTGTTGTCAACGGGATGCCTTCGCTTCGGTATCGCGGACGTAAAGCGACGCTTGTCGTCCCTGTGCTAAGCGATCAGAATGTGTCAATATCAGCCGTTTGGTTTAATCAGCCGTATTTAAAAGAACAAATGGCGCCTGGCCGAAACATTACCATTACGGGAAAATATGATGCAAGACGCAGGAGCGTCACTGTAGCTCAACACGATTGGCATAAGCCCTCTGATTCGATTCATAGCGGACGGGTCGTGCCAATGTATCGCATACGCGGCGAGCTTACGCAAAAAATTTTGCGAACGTTGATCTCCCAGGCATTAAAACAGTATACTGCACAACTAGAAGACATACTTCCATTTTCCATCCGTAAGAAATATCAGTTGATGGAACGAGTGGATGCCGTTCGTTCCATGCATTTTCCAAAAGATGGACAAGAATTGAAACAGGCCAAGCGCCGTTTGATTTTTGAAGAGTTTTTTCTGTTTCAATGCCAGCTTCAGGCATTCCGCTATATGCATCGTTACGAAAACAAAGGAATTGCCCATCCTTGCAAAGGGGATGATGTCCGGAAATTCCTTGAACATCTCCCCTTTTCCTTGACATCGGCGCAAGAACGCGCATGCAAGGAAATCATTTATGATATGCGCGCAAAAGAAGCGATGACCCGCTTGCTGCAGGGAGATGTAGGCTCAGGCAAAACAGTGATTGCGTTTCTGGCGATGCATTTGATGAAATGCGATGGCTACCAATCTGCTTTGATGGTGCCGACGGAAATTCTCGCAGAACAACACGTTCAGTCAGCGAAGTCCCTCTTCCGGGAATTCGATTGCAATATAGCGTTATTGACGGGGAGCATGAAGGAATCGGAACGGCGCAAAGTATTGGCAGGGCTTATGGCAGGCGACATCGATATCGTAATCGGCACGCATGCACTGTTGGAAGAGCGCGTATCCTTTGCGCGGTTAGGCCTTGTCATCACAGACGAACAGCATCGGTTCGGCGTCGGTCAACGAGCGATCTTTAGGCAAAAGGGCCATAGTCCGGACGTCTTGTTTATGTCGGCCACTCCGATTCCCCGTACCATGGCGATGACGCTTTTTGGCGATCTGGATGTCTCTGTCATCGATCAAATGCCGGCAGGACGCGTACCGATTCGCACACATTGGATTACACAGGAGCGGGAAGATGACTGTATTCGTTTGATGCGCAAAGAATTGGCGAAAGGAAGACAAGCCTACATTGTTTGTCCGCTCATTGACGAATCCACACAGCTGGAAGATGTGGAAAGCGCCACGCTTGTATATGAACGAATGTGTGAAGAGCTGGCAGGGTTTCAAGTAGGGCTCATGCACGGGAAACTTTCCGGCCAGGAGAAGGAGCAAGTGATGCGGTCCTATTTGGCCAATCAATTGCAAGTTCTTGTATCGACAACGGTCATCGAAGTTGGCGTCAATGTCCCGAACGCCACGGTCATGGTCATTTACAATGCGGAACGCTTCGGGTTGGCACAGCTCCATCAGTTGCGCGGCAGGGTTGGCAGAAGCAATTTGCAATCCTATTGCATTTTGCTCGCAAATCCCCAAACACAGACGGGGAGAGAACGAATGCGGGCAATGGTAGAGACGACAAACGGTTTTGTATTGGCGGAAAAAGATTTGCAGTTGCGGGGACCGGGGGAGTTTTTTGGATTTCGGCAGTCTGGATTGCCGGAATTTCGATTGGGGGATCTGGTTTCTGATATTCGCATCATGGAAGTGGCGCAAAAAGAGGTAGCCGCTTTGTTGCGAGACCCTGGATTTTGGCTGCATCCCGAATACCAAGGATTGCTTCAATTTCTCAAGCAGACGAACGTCCTTATGGCACCACTGCAGGATTGA